In Capsicum annuum cultivar UCD-10X-F1 chromosome 11, UCD10Xv1.1, whole genome shotgun sequence, one genomic interval encodes:
- the LOC107848024 gene encoding protein SIEVE ELEMENT OCCLUSION B isoform X2 → MESVNPLTEKGAVNHPVATNPMTNLSSGPAAAAAANRMHPMNHDTGHHATTGHHINPLNAQINPHAVVKPVPAAVVPAVHTTPINPRISNLAAARLPHRRGDHHMFMASDDNAMMKHIEETHIPDGRDFDVKPLVHVIEEIVHRATPIASNVHEAKVKAHLEALEEKVPQSGLTEILNYLAYPIHRINMELISKCANKEDAHSTTMSLLHSLTTYAWDTKVAITFAAFAQQYGQFGLLVHQYTTNPLAKSVAIIMELPEIMVRQDVLRQKFDAIHDLVDKMLDVTKCIIQFRDIQTSNQQYVITQELEKLINTAHISTAAYWTIRAAVMCSAMILNLIALGHEHISSTSEAWEISSLAHKLANILDHLRKVLNLCHQKIEERRQHDAFEALLRLLRTPHIDNMKILSILIYSKDDQLPLFDGTHKRRVSLDVLRRKHVLLLLSDLDIAPEELFILHHMYAESKTQPNRPESNYEVVWIPVVDKRITPWTEAKQMKFEEVQASMPWYSVAHPSMIDPAVIRCIKEVWGYNKKPQLVVLDPQGKEANNNAYHMLWIWGSLAFPFTKAREEALWKEQTWTIELLADSIDQNIFTWISEGKCICLYGGEDIEWIRSFTTATRAVANAARVPLEMLYVGKRNPKERVRKNSSIIQVENLSHVVQDQTLIWFFWERLESMWHSRTQQDIPGETDPILQEIVTILSYDGSDQGWAVFSRGLAEMTRGKGDLIVQVMKGFDRWRHEVSDITTFVPTLDRQLRDLHSPHHCTRLILPGTTGHIPERVVCAECSRPMEKFIMYRCCIE, encoded by the exons ATGGAAAGTGTTAACCCATTGACTGAAAAAGGAGCCGTGAACCACCCAGTGGCTACAAACCCAATGACTAATTTGTCAAGTGGACcagctgctgctgctgctgccaACAGGATGCACCCAATGAATCATGATACTGGCCATCATGCAACTACTGGACATCACATCAACCCTTTGAATGCCCAGATCAATCCACATGCTGTGGTCAAACCA GTACCAGCAGCTGTGGTACCTGCTGTTCATACAACTCCGATCAATCCACGGATATCAAATCTAGCAGCAGCTAGGCTTCCACACAGGAGAGGTGATCATCACATGTTCATGGCATCTGATGATAATGCAATGATGAAGCACATTGAAGAAACCCATATCCCTGATGGCCGTGATTTTGATGTCAAGCCTCTTGTCCATGTTATTGAGGAAATTGTGCATCGCGCGACTCCAATTGCTAGCAATGTTCAT GAAGCTAAAGTTAAAGCACATCTGGAAGCATTGGAAGAGAAGGTTCCTCAAAGTGGACTTACTGAAATACTCAACTATTTGGCATATCCTATACATAGGATTAATATGGAG ttgataagCAAATGTGCTAACAAAGAAGATGCGCATTCAACAACAATGTCACTGCTTCACTCGCTCACAACCTATGCCTGGGACACGAAAGTCGCAATAACATTCGCGGCTTTCGCCCAACAATACGGTCAATTTGGGCTGCTTGTTCAtcaatataccacaaatccacTGGCCAAGTCTGTTGCAATAATCATGGAACTTCCAGAAATCATGGTGCGTCAAGATGTTCTGAGGCAAAAATTCGATGCCATCCATGATCTGGTCGACAAAATGTTGGACGTCACCAAGTGCATCATCCAGTTCAGAGACATTCAAACATCCAACCAGCAGTATGTTATCACACAAGAATTGGAAAAGTTGATCAATACAGCCCATATTTCCACTGCTGCTTACTGGACTATAAGGGCTGCTGTCATGTGTTCAGCTATGATTTTGAATCTCATTGCCCTCGGCCACGA GCATATATCCTCAACATCCGAGGCTTGGGAGATATCTAGTTTGGCTCACAAGCTGGCAAACATATTGGATCACCTGAGAAAGGTTCTTAACCTTTGTCACCAAAAGATTG AGGAGAGAAGGCAACATGATGCATTCGAAGCACTTCTGCGACTTCTCAGGACACCTCACATCGATAACATGAAGATACTCTCAATCTTGATTTACTCCAAGGATGACCAGCTCCCACTTTTTGATGGAACTCATAAGAGAAGG GTAAGTCTTGATGTGCTAAGGAGGAAGCATGTATTACTTTTGCTATCCGACCTAGACATTGCGCCAGAAGAGCTCTTTATTCTCCATCACATGTACGCTGAATCAAAGACACAACCAAACAGACCAGAGAGCAACTACGAGGTTGTCTGGATCCCTGTCGTCGACAAGAGAATAACTCCATGGACTGAAGCCAAACAAATGAAATTTGAAGAAGTACAAGCTTCAATGCCATGGTACTCAGTGGCACATCCTTCAATGATTGATCCAGCAGTGATAAGATGCATCAAAGAGGTGTGGGGATACAATAAGAAGCCACAGCTTGTTGTTCTTGATCCTCAAGGGAAAGAAGCAAACAACAATGCTTACCATATGTTGTGGATTTGGGGAAGTTTGGCCTTTCCTTTTACCAAAGCTAGGGAAGAAGCTCTCTGGAAGGAACAAACTTGGACTATTGAACTCTTAGCTGATTCCATTGATCAAAACATTTTCACCTGG ATTAGTGAAGGCAAATGCATATGCTTGTACGGAGGAGAAGATATTGAATGGATCAGATCATTCACCACTGCAACGCGGGCTGTTGCAAATGCAGCCCGCGTCCCACTAGAGATGCTCTACGTGGGAAAAAGAAACCCAAAAGAAAGAGTCCGCAAGAACAGCTCGATAATTCAAGTCGAAAACTTGAGCCACGTGGTGCAAGACCAGACTCTCATTTGGTTCTTCTGGGAAAGGCTAGAAAGCATGTGGCACTCCAGGACTCAACAAGACATCCCCGGTGAAACTGATCCGATCCTTCAGGAAATCGTGACAATTCTGAGCTATGATGGAAGTGACCAAGGATGGGCAGTTTTCAGCCGCGGATTGGCTGAAATGACTAGAGGTAAAGGTGACCTGATAGTGCAGGTTATGAAAGGATTTGATCGTTGGAGACATGAAGTGAGTGACATTACTACTTTTGTTCCTACATTGGACCGTCAACTGCGTGATCTTCATAGTCCTCATCACTGCACTCGCCTAATTCTGCCGGGTACCACTGGACATATTCCTGAGAGAGTGGTTTGTGCAGAATGTAGCCGTCCGATGGAGAAGTTTATCATGTATCGCTGCTGCATTGAGTGA
- the LOC107848024 gene encoding protein SIEVE ELEMENT OCCLUSION B isoform X1 — translation MESVNPLTEKGAVNHPVATNPMTNLSSGPAAAAAANRMHPMNHDTGHHATTGHHINPLNAQINPHAVVKPVSHDMVPAAVVPAVHTTPINPRISNLAAARLPHRRGDHHMFMASDDNAMMKHIEETHIPDGRDFDVKPLVHVIEEIVHRATPIASNVHEAKVKAHLEALEEKVPQSGLTEILNYLAYPIHRINMELISKCANKEDAHSTTMSLLHSLTTYAWDTKVAITFAAFAQQYGQFGLLVHQYTTNPLAKSVAIIMELPEIMVRQDVLRQKFDAIHDLVDKMLDVTKCIIQFRDIQTSNQQYVITQELEKLINTAHISTAAYWTIRAAVMCSAMILNLIALGHEHISSTSEAWEISSLAHKLANILDHLRKVLNLCHQKIEERRQHDAFEALLRLLRTPHIDNMKILSILIYSKDDQLPLFDGTHKRRVSLDVLRRKHVLLLLSDLDIAPEELFILHHMYAESKTQPNRPESNYEVVWIPVVDKRITPWTEAKQMKFEEVQASMPWYSVAHPSMIDPAVIRCIKEVWGYNKKPQLVVLDPQGKEANNNAYHMLWIWGSLAFPFTKAREEALWKEQTWTIELLADSIDQNIFTWISEGKCICLYGGEDIEWIRSFTTATRAVANAARVPLEMLYVGKRNPKERVRKNSSIIQVENLSHVVQDQTLIWFFWERLESMWHSRTQQDIPGETDPILQEIVTILSYDGSDQGWAVFSRGLAEMTRGKGDLIVQVMKGFDRWRHEVSDITTFVPTLDRQLRDLHSPHHCTRLILPGTTGHIPERVVCAECSRPMEKFIMYRCCIE, via the exons ATGGAAAGTGTTAACCCATTGACTGAAAAAGGAGCCGTGAACCACCCAGTGGCTACAAACCCAATGACTAATTTGTCAAGTGGACcagctgctgctgctgctgccaACAGGATGCACCCAATGAATCATGATACTGGCCATCATGCAACTACTGGACATCACATCAACCCTTTGAATGCCCAGATCAATCCACATGCTGTGGTCAAACCAGTGAGTCATGACATG GTACCAGCAGCTGTGGTACCTGCTGTTCATACAACTCCGATCAATCCACGGATATCAAATCTAGCAGCAGCTAGGCTTCCACACAGGAGAGGTGATCATCACATGTTCATGGCATCTGATGATAATGCAATGATGAAGCACATTGAAGAAACCCATATCCCTGATGGCCGTGATTTTGATGTCAAGCCTCTTGTCCATGTTATTGAGGAAATTGTGCATCGCGCGACTCCAATTGCTAGCAATGTTCAT GAAGCTAAAGTTAAAGCACATCTGGAAGCATTGGAAGAGAAGGTTCCTCAAAGTGGACTTACTGAAATACTCAACTATTTGGCATATCCTATACATAGGATTAATATGGAG ttgataagCAAATGTGCTAACAAAGAAGATGCGCATTCAACAACAATGTCACTGCTTCACTCGCTCACAACCTATGCCTGGGACACGAAAGTCGCAATAACATTCGCGGCTTTCGCCCAACAATACGGTCAATTTGGGCTGCTTGTTCAtcaatataccacaaatccacTGGCCAAGTCTGTTGCAATAATCATGGAACTTCCAGAAATCATGGTGCGTCAAGATGTTCTGAGGCAAAAATTCGATGCCATCCATGATCTGGTCGACAAAATGTTGGACGTCACCAAGTGCATCATCCAGTTCAGAGACATTCAAACATCCAACCAGCAGTATGTTATCACACAAGAATTGGAAAAGTTGATCAATACAGCCCATATTTCCACTGCTGCTTACTGGACTATAAGGGCTGCTGTCATGTGTTCAGCTATGATTTTGAATCTCATTGCCCTCGGCCACGA GCATATATCCTCAACATCCGAGGCTTGGGAGATATCTAGTTTGGCTCACAAGCTGGCAAACATATTGGATCACCTGAGAAAGGTTCTTAACCTTTGTCACCAAAAGATTG AGGAGAGAAGGCAACATGATGCATTCGAAGCACTTCTGCGACTTCTCAGGACACCTCACATCGATAACATGAAGATACTCTCAATCTTGATTTACTCCAAGGATGACCAGCTCCCACTTTTTGATGGAACTCATAAGAGAAGG GTAAGTCTTGATGTGCTAAGGAGGAAGCATGTATTACTTTTGCTATCCGACCTAGACATTGCGCCAGAAGAGCTCTTTATTCTCCATCACATGTACGCTGAATCAAAGACACAACCAAACAGACCAGAGAGCAACTACGAGGTTGTCTGGATCCCTGTCGTCGACAAGAGAATAACTCCATGGACTGAAGCCAAACAAATGAAATTTGAAGAAGTACAAGCTTCAATGCCATGGTACTCAGTGGCACATCCTTCAATGATTGATCCAGCAGTGATAAGATGCATCAAAGAGGTGTGGGGATACAATAAGAAGCCACAGCTTGTTGTTCTTGATCCTCAAGGGAAAGAAGCAAACAACAATGCTTACCATATGTTGTGGATTTGGGGAAGTTTGGCCTTTCCTTTTACCAAAGCTAGGGAAGAAGCTCTCTGGAAGGAACAAACTTGGACTATTGAACTCTTAGCTGATTCCATTGATCAAAACATTTTCACCTGG ATTAGTGAAGGCAAATGCATATGCTTGTACGGAGGAGAAGATATTGAATGGATCAGATCATTCACCACTGCAACGCGGGCTGTTGCAAATGCAGCCCGCGTCCCACTAGAGATGCTCTACGTGGGAAAAAGAAACCCAAAAGAAAGAGTCCGCAAGAACAGCTCGATAATTCAAGTCGAAAACTTGAGCCACGTGGTGCAAGACCAGACTCTCATTTGGTTCTTCTGGGAAAGGCTAGAAAGCATGTGGCACTCCAGGACTCAACAAGACATCCCCGGTGAAACTGATCCGATCCTTCAGGAAATCGTGACAATTCTGAGCTATGATGGAAGTGACCAAGGATGGGCAGTTTTCAGCCGCGGATTGGCTGAAATGACTAGAGGTAAAGGTGACCTGATAGTGCAGGTTATGAAAGGATTTGATCGTTGGAGACATGAAGTGAGTGACATTACTACTTTTGTTCCTACATTGGACCGTCAACTGCGTGATCTTCATAGTCCTCATCACTGCACTCGCCTAATTCTGCCGGGTACCACTGGACATATTCCTGAGAGAGTGGTTTGTGCAGAATGTAGCCGTCCGATGGAGAAGTTTATCATGTATCGCTGCTGCATTGAGTGA